The Candidatus Omnitrophota bacterium region GTGATGTGAAGACACTTAACATCATTTAAATTAACTTTAGAAAGACATTTAGCTAAAGCAACATGTTCAGAATCGATTGGATATAGTTTACCTTTTCCTTTTGATAGAAGCTTGTTGATGATAGTTCCACCGCTGACAAGAGCTTCCTTATTAGCAAGGCAAAGGATTTTATTCTTTTTTAGAACTTGAATAGCTGGTGCCATTCCAACAAAACCAACCAGAGCATCAACACATAAATCAAAACTGCACTTATTGATCAATTTTTTTAAACCATTTTTACCAGCGAAAAAAATAACATTTGGAAAAGCGTTACAAAGTAATTGTCTCACTTCATCATCAATTAAATAAGCGTATTTGATTGATGGGAATTCTCGAAGTGTAGAAATCAGACAATCAGAGTTTTTGCCAACCGAAATACCGGTTAGATTAAAACTGTTTTTATTTTCTTTAATGATATCAAGGCTCTGTTCCCCGATTGAACCGCTTGCCCCAAGAATCAAGACATCTCTCATGCGAATATTTTCCAACCATTATTTATAAAGATGAGCATAGCTGCCACAAAACCTGATACGAAAAGCATAGAGTCAAAACGATCCAATATGCCTCCATGCCCTGGAAGTAAATTTGAAAAATCTTTAATCCCGAAACCACGTTTAATCGCGCTGAAAGCGAAATCACCTAGGTTAGCAAAAATTGGCATTAAGAAACTAAGCAATAAGAACCAGTAAA contains the following coding sequences:
- a CDS encoding 1-deoxy-D-xylulose-5-phosphate reductoisomerase encodes the protein MRDVLILGASGSIGEQSLDIIKENKNSFNLTGISVGKNSDCLISTLREFPSIKYAYLIDDEVRQLLCNAFPNVIFFAGKNGLKKLINKCSFDLCVDALVGFVGMAPAIQVLKKNKILCLANKEALVSGGTIINKLLSKGKGKLYPIDSEHVALAKCLSKVNLNDVKCLHIT